The Mauremys mutica isolate MM-2020 ecotype Southern chromosome 1, ASM2049712v1, whole genome shotgun sequence genome has a segment encoding these proteins:
- the LOC123351193 gene encoding olfactory receptor 51G2-like: MSAVNDTKLNSAVFLLTGMPGKENVHLWVSIPFCLMYVISIVGNSVILFIIKTDPSLHEPMYIFLSMLAITDLGLSITSMPTTMSIFLFNSREISLNACFAQLFFIHMLKCIESSMLLLMAFDRFIAIRDPLRYASILTLPRIGKMGLVCVLRGVAVMLPLPFLLQRFRYCRANVLSHSYCLNQEVMKMACSDIRVNSIYGLSVSVFTVWLDSLLIFLSYVMILKTVLSIASHAECLRALNTCVSHLCAVLLFYTPMIGLSVIHRFGEGSSPLLQIPLGYIHVLVPPVMNPIVYSVKSKHLRARIIRLFIK; this comes from the coding sequence ATGTCAGCTGTAAATGACACCAAATTGAACTctgcagtgttccttctcacTGGGATGCCTGGAAAGGAAAACGTCCATCTCTGGGTCTCTATCCCCTTCTGCTTAATGTATGTCATTTCCatagtaggaaattcagtcattctgttcattataaaaacagatccaagcctccatgagcccatgtacattttcctttccatgttggccatcACAGACCTTGGCTTATCAATAACCAGCATGCCAACGACAATGAGTATATTCTTGTTTAACTCTAGAGAGATCAGCCTCAATGCCTGTTttgcccagctgttcttcatccacatGCTTAAATGCATTGAATCCTCCATGCTCttgttgatggcctttgaccgcttcATTGCAATTCGTGACCCGCTGAGATATGCTTCCATCTTAACCCTGCCAAGAATAGGCAAaatgggactggtgtgtgtactaAGAGGGGTGGCTGTAATGCTCCCGCTCCCTTTTCTCCTTCAACGGTTTCGATATTGTCgagccaatgtcctctcccattcctactgcctaAACCAGGAGGTCATGAAGATGGCTTGTTCGGATATCAGAGTAAACAGCATCTATGGCTTGTCTGTTTCAGTCTTTACAGTGTGGTTGGACTCACTGCTCATCTTTCTGTCTTATGTGATGATCCTCAAGACAGTGCTGAGCATCGCGTCCCATGCAGAGTGTCTTAGGGCTCTGAacacctgcgtctcccacctctgtgccgtCCTGCTCTTCTACACGCCAATGATCGGCCTCTCTGTGATACACAGATTTGGGGAGGGCTcttctcccttgcttcagattcCCCTGGGCTATATACATGTGCTCGTCCCGCCCGTGATGAATCCAATTGTGTACAgcgtgaaaagcaaacaccttcgtgcGAGGATAATCAGGCTGTTCATCAAGTGA
- the LOC123353724 gene encoding olfactory receptor 51G2-like, with amino-acid sequence MSAVNDTKFNSAVFLLTGIPGQEDVHLWISILFCLMYVISIVGNSVILFIVKTDPSLHEPMYIFLSMLAITDLGILIATIPTILGIYLFNSREITLDACFSQLFFIHSFQCIESSILLLMAFDRFIAIRNPLRYASILTLPRIAKMGLVFVLVRFALTVPLPFLLKRFHYCRANVLSHSYCLHQEVMMMACSDITVNSIYGLVVTFLTMGLDSLLIFLSYVMILKTVLSIASHAQCLRALNTCVSHLCAVLLFYTPEISLSVIHRLGKGSSPLLQSLLGYVYLLVPPLMNPIVYSVKSKHLRVRIIRVFVK; translated from the coding sequence atgtcagctgtcaatgacaccaaattcaactctgcagtgttccttctcaccgggatacctgggcaggaagacGTGCATCTCTGGATCTCTATCCTCTTCTGCTTAATGTATGTTATTTCgatagtaggaaattcagtcattttGTTCATTgtaaaaacagatccaagcctccatgagcccatgtacattttcctttccatgttggccatcACAGACCTTGGCATATTGATAGCCACCATACCGACGATACTGGGCATATACTTGTTTAACTCTAGGGAGATCACCCTCGATGCATGTTTTtctcagctgttcttcatccactcaTTTCAGTGCATTGAATCCTCCATTCTCTTGCTCATGGCTTTTGACCGCTTCATTGCAATCCGTAACCCACTGAGATATGCTTCCATCTTAACCCTGCCGAGAATAGCCAAGATGGGACTGGTATTTGTGCTAGTACGGTTTGCCCTAACAGTTCCACTCCCCTTTCTCTTAAAACGGTTCCATTACTGTCgagccaatgtcctctcccattcctactgcctgcaccaggaAGTCATGATGATGGCTTGTTCCGATATCACAGTCAACAGCATCTATGGCTTGGTTGTTACATTCTTAACGATGGGATTGGATTCActgctcatcttcctctcttATGTGATGATTCTCAAAACGGTGCTGAGCATCGCGTCCCACGCCCAATGCCTCAGAGCCCTGAacacctgcgtctcccacctctgtgccgtCCTGCTTTTCTACACACCAGAGATCAGCTTGTCTGTGATACACAGATTGGGGAAGGGCTCTTCTCCCTTACTGCAGAGTCTCCTGGGCTATGTCTACCTGCTGGTCCCGCCTCTGATGAACCCAATCGTGTACAgcgtgaaaagcaaacaccttcgtgTGAGGATAATCAGGGTGTTCGTCAAGTGA